The stretch of DNA CTAAAAAAGACAGCCCCCGTAGCTTATTTTATTGCATTAGCAAATTATGCCTATGGTTTGAATGAGACAAGTCAACATCTAGAATTGGCAACCCTTTTAAAAAAATGGGAAGAGGAGTTAACAAAGGACTATTGGGGAAAAGTGACCAAAGCGAGATCGATCGCTATTATACGCCGTTATAGCCGAATGCTAAAATTATTGGGTCTACTTCCTACTGCTTTAGGGGATGAATTTAAGTTTGACCTAAAAGAGACAACGTTGTATGAATGTGTTTATGCTGAGTATAATAGTTTGATTGAATATGAGTTTATTCAGGGAAATTTTGATCGGGTATTGCAAGTTATTTTTGAGCAAGAGACTTTTGCCTCAAGAGGATTGCGTGTATTGGATAAAAGGAGGAATAAATTATTGGAGGTGATTATTGGCTATGAACAAGGGAATCTAATTACCTTGACTAGTGCTGTTGATAAAGCCAAATATTTCCACAAAAAAAATAAACTATATACAGATTTAGAGATGTTCTTTTTAAATCGATTTAACAAATATTATCCAACGGAAATAGAACAGTTTTTGCCTGTTTATGAAAAGTGGAAAGAGCAAAATAAAGAAGACTTTTTGATACAGCTTTGGCTAGAGGCAAAGGGAACAAAACGTAGATTAATAGATTGTTATAGAGCGAAGATAAGAGCGGTCGCTTGTTCTTGATGTTTGTTTAATGCGTCTTAGGGATTTTTAGTGTTTCCCCAACTTTAATCGTATCTCCATCAATGCCATTAACTCGTTTGATAACAGCAACGGGAACGTTATAGTGTTGGCTAATTGCCCAGAGCGTTTCTCCTGCTGTACGGATGGCGTGCAAATGAAAAGCTTGTGTATCAGGGATTGGAATTTTGAGGCTATCTCCAATGAAAATAAAATCGTTGGGCAGTTGATTTAGTGCTTTGATGGCTGAAACAGTAGTCTGGTATTTATTGGCTAATGCCCATAGGCTTTGTCCTTCTTTTTTTATAACATGGGTAAAATGACTATTGGCAGGATAGTTACGGTTATTCCATTGTAGCAAATAATCACTTTCACTAGTATTGATTTTTGAGGCCTTGTAAGTTTCTATTTTGACGATGCTATCTCCTTGCAAAACATAACGTTCTTTGAGCCATTTTTGGTGCCCCGTTACAGAGTCCTTGACATTGGTTTGTAAGAGAATGGATAACTTGCCCTTCCACAATTCTGTATGAAGATAATCTCCATTGCCAACTTCTTGGGTTCTTACAAAGTGGTTTTTATCAAAAGTGATAAAAGAATAACTATTGCCACAGCAGTTGCCCCCACAACCATGAATGTGACCTAATAGAAGATCTAAATATCCATTGTTGTTGAAATCTTTTTGTGCAACTATTGCCCAACATTCTCCTACTGAACTATCTTGAAGGGTATAAATTTGATTTCCAATTTGAGCATAGACATCCATTAGGATATAACTGCTACTGTCAGAAGAAAAATACTGTATCTCTTGACCATAAGAAATTAAAATACCAGCCCATAGCTGCAAAATTACCCAACTAATTTGCTTTTTCATGTTGTTTTAAATGGCACATCTTCAACTGTCTATGTTGGGAACAAGGGGAAAAGAGTAACAGCCTAATGATTGGTGAACAATAATTTGGGGGCAATTTTAGGAGGGGGATGTTGTATTAAATATCGTTCTTTGACAAATTGTGTGACAAGCACTAACAAAGGGTAAACTTTCTGCTACTTTTAGCTTCGCTGCTAGGCATCCCCGTTGGTACACCATACCAAACTGCTCGTGCACTACGTTTATGTGGTTTAGAAGAAAGTTTATAGGTCGTAAGTCGTAAGTCCTGTATTAACAGAGACTAAACATACGACTTACGACCTATAACTTATAACAAAAGTAGTAATAAGAGAGCTGGGTTGTTTAATATTCCACACGATATGTCAAAGAACCTTAAATATAAACATAAATCATGTGAAAATTGACAATTGAGCATAAAAAAGCCCCACTTAGAGCAAGTGGGGACTTTTAAAGTCAACCTAAATGAGCTAAAACATATTATCGAGTAATTTGCACTTTTTGAGTGCTTGTATGCTGTGCTGTCTGAACCTTTAAGATATAAATGCCTGCGGGTAAATTTTGTATGTCCAATGTAGCATTAGACTGTTTAGGAGTATTCGCAACAACGATCTGACCAGCTAAATTATAGAGTGAAAGTTGTTGAAGTTGGTCATTGGTCTGAACTTGAATTTTGGTTTTAGCAGGATTAGGAAATACATTGACATAATGATCCGTTGCCTGCAATTGATCCGTTGGCGTAATGAGCGTAACAAGAATGCCTGTAGGAGGGGTAGAGGCAGCGCTTTCGGTTTCTATATTACTAATCATTCGAACATCAGAGATTACCAAATCAAGACGTTGCGTTGTTGCTTTTTTGAGAATATCATCTTTGATGGTTAGGTTGAAGCTGCCAATTTGACCCATGCCATCTCTATTGGTTTGATCTGTTCTAACAACAGCAACATCAATTTTTCCTTGATAATAAAAATCTTTTTGAACCGAAATCATATCCGAATGAATGGTTCCTAACCAAGAAGTATTAAAATCTACAAATACAGAGTTCGTATCTACCATGGTTTCATCATAGTTGATCGTAAAGGCAATCCCATAGATGCTATCTGCCAAAATCGTTGAGTCGCCTAACATAATAGGAACTTGGAGCATTTGTCCTGCTAATCCCGTTTCATGTTCTACATAAAAAGGAATGGCATTGGAAGAGGAGGAACTGCCATTTTTAGCATGGATTTGCCCCCAATTAAGTACAATGGCCATGGTATCATTATCATCCACAAGACCATCTCCATTGGTATCAGAATGTTTGTAATTAGTTCCTGTAACAGGAGTACTATTTACAAAATTGAGTGCAGGCTCACAGTCGTAATCAATCCCTGCATTGGGGCGAATGGGCCCCGTTTGACCATACCCCAAACCCAAAGGCAATAAATCAAAATGATTGACGATCTTGTTGGTGTCTGCATCTCCTGCCCAAACGCAAGAAGTTGTTGTAACATCCACCCAAACGGAATCTATGGTTGGTCCATTGTTGACTGAGAGATAAGCCCAAAAAGATTCTTGTACTTGAATCGTAGAGCCTGCGGTATATAGCAATAAATTCTGAATGCTATCGATGCTCAAGGTACCATAGGTCGTTGTGGTTGGCGATACGGTATTAATTAGGCTATTGGGATCATAGGCACAAATACTGAGTATCGAATCCGCTGCAATAACTGCCTGTACCGAGTCTGGTATACAATTGTCATAATGCTTAATGGCAAAACCAAAGTATTGACCTCCAGCAGCAAGAGGGGAGCAGTTATTGTCTACTATACTAACGGTAAATTCTTGGATCAGTGGAATCGATTTTGGCCAAGTAAAACTAGCAGTAGCAGGGTTGGTTCCTGAGCTAGTAAACGAGCCTCCAATCGCAGCTATATCACTGCTAAATGTTAACGTATCATTGGGATGAGTGGTATCGGTTGCCACAATATCAAAGCTTAGTTGGCTTGGGTCGGTCACGTGAAAAACATTATCTTCTAAATAGCCTCCTTGCACATTAGAAACGGTAAAGTCAGGATTATTATTTGCGCCATTAAATACAACAACATAGATGTCTTTGTTGGCGGATGAAATTAATACGCCATTTCTATATTCTTCTACTTGTAATCCCACAATAAAAGAACCTTGTATATTGGCGGTAAAGGTTAACTTTCCCGTTTGAGGATCAAAGGTAGTTGGGCTGTTCATCCCCAAAGGATTGCTGACGGCATAACCTGGAGAATAGGATAGAGGAATGGCACCACTGGACAAAGGGTTGCTAAGGCTAAATACCAAAGAATCTCCATCTAAATCATAGGCATGACTATAGTAAGATTGCGTTTGACCTAAAAAGGCATAAACGTACCCTGTTCCTGTGAATTTTGCAGCATTATTGTACTGTGAGCTATTGTCAAGAGATGTATAGACATAGTTGGAAGAACTAGAAGTGGCTAGATTAACAATGGATGCACCTCTACAGCAGTTGGTATAAGAAAAAATCCAATCGGAGCAAGAGACAATATTAATGGTATCGGAGTAGAGGACTCGATAAGTGCCATAACCGCCAGTTAAACAGGGACTCGTTCCTCCAGGACAAACGGGGGTAATATCAATTAGGGCAGTTTGGGGTAGACTGATATTTTGAGAGATAGCACAGGAGGTAGAGGCTATATTGATAGAGGCTGAGGACGTCGGGGCTATTGCGCCACAATCTTGAAAGAGTTCGAGCTCAATAATATATTGATTGTTTCCTATGCATTGATAGGTGATTTCTGCACCATAGACATGGGTTGCATTGGCATGATGTATACCCAGAAGTAAGGTAAAAAAACATAGTATAAGTTGGTGGAGTGTCATAATTATTTTATTTAGTGTTGGAGGATACATTATTTAGATATTATTAGGTTTTAATTGAAGGACTTTAAGGTGTTTATGGATGATCTATTTTGATAATACAAACATAGGGCATTTGGTTTTTCTAAAAAAGTACTTTTTTATGCTAAAATAATATTTGAATAATCCTATTTAATCTTATATTTGTTGAAAATCAGTTGTTTAAAATTTTATTTTGAATAAATTATAATTATTTTTGTTTTGAATAGAAGTAAACTAATAACCGTTTTAAGCCAATTATCTACTCGGAATCTAGCGAATTTCAAAGAATACGTGCACAGTCCTTTTTTTAATAAGCACAAAGCCACGACTACCTTATTAGATTGTTTGTTGGAGTATGGTGTTGATTTTCAAGAAACTGGTATTGATAAGCGAAAGATTTTTAGTGTTGTATTTCCTAAGCTGGCATTTAACGAAGTAAAATTTAATTATGTCGTTTCTAAATTATTGGAGCTATTGAGTAATTTTTTGGCTTATCAGGAATATGAGCAAAATGAATTTAGAAAAAAATATTATGCGCTAAAAGCTGTTCATCAATTAGGAGTCCCCAAACAAGCGGCTAGTCATATTAGGCAACACCGATTATTGCAAGAACACTATCCTTTTCAGACCGCTAATTTGTACTATGAAAAATATCTTTATTATGAAATGCTCAATCAAATTCATTTAGATAAAAATCAGCGTTTGTACGATGAAAATTTGCAATTACAGAACGACCAATTAGATGCTTTCTATTTTGCTCAAAAGTTAAAAATGGCTTGCGATATGTTGAGTAGAAACATCGTTATTCAGGCTAATTATAAAGTAAGTTATATTGAACAATTATTGGTTGAGGTAAAGCAAGGGAGTTTTGAATTAGAAAAACATCCTATTGTACATATTTATTATCAAATTTTGCAAACATTACGAGACAGTAAGGATGCAGATTATCAGGCGTTAAAAGTCTTGGTTGAGCGGTATGCTACGTTTTTTTTACCAGAAGAATTACTATTGATTTATGATTATGCCGAAAACTTTTGCATTCGAAAAATTAACAATGGGGCGACTCGTTATTACAATGAGTTTTTGAATATTTACAAGCAAAAGTTAGCCAAAAAATTGCTTTTTGAAGAAGGTTATCTATCCGAAAGCGATTACAAGAATATTGTAACGGCTGGCGTGCGCACCAAAGATTATGCTTGGACAGAGCAATTTATTCATACCAACAAACGAAAACTACGCTCCGAGGTGCAAGAAAATGCCTTTAATTATAATCTAGCCGTTTTTTATTACGCTACCAAGCAATATACAAAGGCCTTGCAATTATTGATGACCATTAGTGTTACTGATATATCGTATGGAGTAGGAGCTAAAACCGTACAACTTCAAAGTTATTATGAATTACAAGAGTTTGAGCCATTGATTAATTTGATCGATACCTTTAGATTATATGTAATGCGGCACAAAACACAGTCTGATTATCGAAAAAAGGCAACCTTAAATATGTTAAGAATTGTCAAAAAAGCAGCAAAGTTAAAGGAAAAGTCAACTTTTTTATCCCAAAACAAGTTAGACAAGGAATACACTAAGTTAAAAGATTTATATACCCAAACAACTCCTTTATCTAATGCAGATTGGATCAAAGAAATTATAGAAGAACTAGTGCCGTCTGGTTCTTGATTGTTCACGAAACATATTCTTATTCATGCGGTACTTGTTGCACTTTTTTCTTCTTCTTTATTGTACCAGTTTCTTTTTTCCTTTCGCTAATGGCTGGTTGGGCTATGAATTGGAATTTGAGATGTGGAATGATATGCTAAACGACAACATTCCTGATATGAATATAGCGACCATTTGGAGCATCAGGTGGCTTGTGAATGTATTGCTCTTGGGGATATATTGGCTCAGAATCCCTGAAATACATACTTGGATCAGTCTTCATGCCGATAAAAATTTCTTGAATAAATTGTTGATGGCGCTAATTCTGTTATTGGTTGCTTATCCCTTTGTGTTTGAAGCAATTCCTTGGAATTGGGGAGGAATACTGTGGGCTAGTACTGCAATCTTGGCTGGAGGAGCTTATCTTATTTCCGAAATTCCCGTGCAGCCAGAAGTGTTTTATAGCTTGGAAGAACACTTGGTTGAATTAAAAGAAGAACATTAAATCTAGCTTTTAGGGAGTCTTGTATGTAATAAATAATTTAACAAGTGAAACTATTTGTTAACACAAATTACCACTTTGGTTGGCAATGTTTAGTTTCATGGTGATCATTTAATTAAAAATGGAGGCTTTGATTTATAGCGTTTTAGATGTTTTTTACTTGCGGAATATTGCTAAAACATGAATAAAATACATTAAGAGTTAATAACTTGCCTTTAAGTTTTCCTTGACAAAAAAGTGGAACCAATTGTTTTTTAGAAGGCGTTTTAGGAATGATTTTGAAGTATTAAACTAAAACATCTTCTGATTATGAAAAAGCTTTTTTCTATTCCCTCTATTCGAAGAAAACGCTATGATCTAAAAGTAGCTAAATTAGTAATGGCTGCTGCTGCTGATCCCTATCGCCCTTTGGTCGCTCATTTCTTGATTACCAAACGCTGCAATTTATCTTGTGGTTATTGTTTTGAATATGACAATGTATCGCCACCGATTCCCTTGGATACGCTCAAAGCACGCATTGACGAATTTAAGCGGTTGAAAGTGGTTTTTGTTACGCTTAATGGCGGAGAGCCATTGATGCATCCCAATATCGTAGAACTCGTACGCTATATTTATGATGCTGGAATGGTTCCGATGATGAATTCTAATGGATTTCTATTAAAGCCAGCACTTATACAGCAGCTTAACGATGCAGGGCTCTATGCCATACAGATTTCCTGTGATGGAATGAAAAAAAATAAGGTTTCTCGAAAAACCATGGACATTTTGCGCCCCAAGTTGGATTTATTGGCAGAATTAGCTGAATTTAAGGTACGAATCAATACTGTTTTGGGAGCCTGTCCTCCACAAGAGGCAATAGCAGTAACTCAAATCGTTTTGGATTTAGGATTTGATGCTCAATGTTCTTTGCTTCGAGATGCTAATGGGGCCGCAATTCCACTCAATAAGGAGAACCAAGACGCTTATTTTGCCATTCGAAAGATGCGTGGTCGGCTTCCTGCTATTTTGAATGATGGTTTCCAATTGCCTTTAGTGAATGGAGAAGAAAATGATTGGAAATGCCGTTCTGGGGCTCGTTATTTTCACATTGATGAACATGGGCTGGTTCACTTGTGCCAACCTAGAAGCGGTTTTCCCGCAAAGCATATTAGTGATTATAATAAGGAAACAATCAAAGCCTGTTTTCATATGTACAAATCTTGCTCTAAGCGTTGTGCGCATGCTTATGCCCATATCGGCAGTCGGCTAGATACCTTTCGGCACCAAGAAGATTTTTAACTACTTAATTGCTTCTTAAATACCATCAAGCGTAACAACAACGCTTCGTTTTCTCACCACCAATCAAAATCAAAATGAAAGATATAAGCATTATTTTCCCTGCCTACAATGAAGTAGAACGAATTGAACCCACTATTGTATCCTATTATGAAGCGCTAGAAGAAATGAACTTTAGCTACGAACTGCTTGTTGTGGATGATGGGTCTACTGACGATACGGTGCTATTGATCCAACAGCTTTGTACTAGAATTCCTAACTTGAGACTTATTCAATGCCCAGAAAATAAAGGAAAGGGCGCAGCGGTACGAGTAGGAATGTTAAATGCACTAGGAGAAATTCGGATTATGACCGATGCGGATGGCTCTGTAGAGGCTGATCAATTGGATAAGTTGCTTCACCCTATTCTTTTTGAAAAGGCTGATGTGTCTATTGGTTCTCGTTATATAGAGGGCGCAGTAGTTAGTAATCCCCAGCCTTTGTATCGCCGTTGGTGGAGTCGATTTGCTAATGTTATTATTCAAAAAATACTCTTGCCAGGGATATTGGATACGCAGTGTGGTTTTAAGGCATTCAAAGCATCTGTAGCTACTGCTGTTTTTGGAGATACGGCCACAAATGGTTGGTCTTTTGACTTGGAAGCCTTAGCTTTAGCACAACTAAAAGGTTTTCAAATTCAAGAAATTCCAGTATGTTGGGCTGATGATGCTCGAAGCAAGGGGCATTTGGGACAATTGCCCAAAACCATTGCAGAATTGTTTCGCATTCGAAAACAAATCAAACATAAACAATTAGCCTTAGAAAAAATCTAAAGAATTGAAATTACAGAATAGACGTTATCCTGAACTGGAGAACAAGCAGATCCATAAACAAAGTTTGTGATAACGTCTAATCAATAAATGATTAAAGGGGATGAAGTTTAATACTAAAATAGATGAAACGCTTTTTATTTCGACGATAGCATCTCAACAAGACGATCAATTTTGTAGGAGGCTAGACGAGGGCTTAAGTGTCATCTGGAATGTAGGAAACGATGCCCAATTTAAAGTTGACAATAAGGAAATTAGGATAAAAAAAAATTGTGTTATTTTTTTGACAGAATTTTATAATGTTGATAGCTTTGAATTTCAACAACTGAATGTGATTCAATTTTCTAGGCAATTTTATTGCGTAGAGAGCAACGATGAGCTGGGCTGTAGAGGCTTGCTTTTTTTTGGAGAACAACATGTGCCTAAAATTATTTTGCCAGCAGATACCATCAAGCAGTTTAAGTTATTGTGGGAGGTATTTATGATGGAAATGGAAGAGGAGGATGACTTTAAATTAGAGATGTTGAGAAGTTTACTCAAGCGATTTTTGATTTTATGCCTTAGAGTTTATAAAAAGCAAAATAATAACCTACCTACTGATAATAGCAATGTCGCTCTAATTAGAAAATTCAATTATCTTGTTGAAAAAAACTATAAAACCCATTCAAAGGTATCCGATTACGCCCAATTACTGCACAAGTCCCCCAAAACGCTTTCTAATATCTTTAGTAAGTATATTAATAGAACACCGCTTCAAATTATTAATGAACGTCGATTTTTAGAGGCAAAGAGAATGCTGTTATACACCGATCAATTGATTTATGAAATAGCTGAAGAACTAAATTTTAAAGACGTTCAATCTTTTAGCCACTTTTTTAGTGTTCGAGCGGGAGTTGCTCCTTCCTCTTTTCGAGCGACTTTGTGAAAAGTCATTTAAAAGCCCATCCAAACGACAACTTCCTTTATCTCTACAACTCCTAGATGGAGTCCTTCTATCTTATTTAAAGAAATAGTTATTTTTTATTGGTGTCGGGAAGAATAAACAAATTGTAGGGAATTTTAAAA from Aureispira anguillae encodes:
- a CDS encoding LysM peptidoglycan-binding domain-containing protein: MKKQISWVILQLWAGILISYGQEIQYFSSDSSSYILMDVYAQIGNQIYTLQDSSVGECWAIVAQKDFNNNGYLDLLLGHIHGCGGNCCGNSYSFITFDKNHFVRTQEVGNGDYLHTELWKGKLSILLQTNVKDSVTGHQKWLKERYVLQGDSIVKIETYKASKINTSESDYLLQWNNRNYPANSHFTHVIKKEGQSLWALANKYQTTVSAIKALNQLPNDFIFIGDSLKIPIPDTQAFHLHAIRTAGETLWAISQHYNVPVAVIKRVNGIDGDTIKVGETLKIPKTH
- a CDS encoding T9SS type A sorting domain-containing protein; translated protein: MYPPTLNKIIMTLHQLILCFFTLLLGIHHANATHVYGAEITYQCIGNNQYIIELELFQDCGAIAPTSSASINIASTSCAISQNISLPQTALIDITPVCPGGTSPCLTGGYGTYRVLYSDTINIVSCSDWIFSYTNCCRGASIVNLATSSSSNYVYTSLDNSSQYNNAAKFTGTGYVYAFLGQTQSYYSHAYDLDGDSLVFSLSNPLSSGAIPLSYSPGYAVSNPLGMNSPTTFDPQTGKLTFTANIQGSFIVGLQVEEYRNGVLISSANKDIYVVVFNGANNNPDFTVSNVQGGYLEDNVFHVTDPSQLSFDIVATDTTHPNDTLTFSSDIAAIGGSFTSSGTNPATASFTWPKSIPLIQEFTVSIVDNNCSPLAAGGQYFGFAIKHYDNCIPDSVQAVIAADSILSICAYDPNSLINTVSPTTTTYGTLSIDSIQNLLLYTAGSTIQVQESFWAYLSVNNGPTIDSVWVDVTTTSCVWAGDADTNKIVNHFDLLPLGLGYGQTGPIRPNAGIDYDCEPALNFVNSTPVTGTNYKHSDTNGDGLVDDNDTMAIVLNWGQIHAKNGSSSSSNAIPFYVEHETGLAGQMLQVPIMLGDSTILADSIYGIAFTINYDETMVDTNSVFVDFNTSWLGTIHSDMISVQKDFYYQGKIDVAVVRTDQTNRDGMGQIGSFNLTIKDDILKKATTQRLDLVISDVRMISNIETESAASTPPTGILVTLITPTDQLQATDHYVNVFPNPAKTKIQVQTNDQLQQLSLYNLAGQIVVANTPKQSNATLDIQNLPAGIYILKVQTAQHTSTQKVQITR
- a CDS encoding radical SAM protein: MKKLFSIPSIRRKRYDLKVAKLVMAAAADPYRPLVAHFLITKRCNLSCGYCFEYDNVSPPIPLDTLKARIDEFKRLKVVFVTLNGGEPLMHPNIVELVRYIYDAGMVPMMNSNGFLLKPALIQQLNDAGLYAIQISCDGMKKNKVSRKTMDILRPKLDLLAELAEFKVRINTVLGACPPQEAIAVTQIVLDLGFDAQCSLLRDANGAAIPLNKENQDAYFAIRKMRGRLPAILNDGFQLPLVNGEENDWKCRSGARYFHIDEHGLVHLCQPRSGFPAKHISDYNKETIKACFHMYKSCSKRCAHAYAHIGSRLDTFRHQEDF
- a CDS encoding dolichyl-phosphate beta-glucosyltransferase, with the protein product MKDISIIFPAYNEVERIEPTIVSYYEALEEMNFSYELLVVDDGSTDDTVLLIQQLCTRIPNLRLIQCPENKGKGAAVRVGMLNALGEIRIMTDADGSVEADQLDKLLHPILFEKADVSIGSRYIEGAVVSNPQPLYRRWWSRFANVIIQKILLPGILDTQCGFKAFKASVATAVFGDTATNGWSFDLEALALAQLKGFQIQEIPVCWADDARSKGHLGQLPKTIAELFRIRKQIKHKQLALEKI
- a CDS encoding AraC family transcriptional regulator encodes the protein MKFNTKIDETLFISTIASQQDDQFCRRLDEGLSVIWNVGNDAQFKVDNKEIRIKKNCVIFLTEFYNVDSFEFQQLNVIQFSRQFYCVESNDELGCRGLLFFGEQHVPKIILPADTIKQFKLLWEVFMMEMEEEDDFKLEMLRSLLKRFLILCLRVYKKQNNNLPTDNSNVALIRKFNYLVEKNYKTHSKVSDYAQLLHKSPKTLSNIFSKYINRTPLQIINERRFLEAKRMLLYTDQLIYEIAEELNFKDVQSFSHFFSVRAGVAPSSFRATL